From a single Phalacrocorax aristotelis chromosome 1, bGulAri2.1, whole genome shotgun sequence genomic region:
- the CIMAP1B gene encoding ciliary microtubule associated protein 1B, which translates to MSANVWVGSWRPHRPRGPIAALYSSPGPKYGLPTNVGYHLHDPSRGRAPAYSFGVRTGGRQEDRSPGPAYMLPPGTTAKGKDGTPAFSIYGRPHDLPPIRTPGPGCYSPERAGRLAFPSAPACSLRSRTRHGTSHQTPGPAAYGLPPMLGPRVVSKSSAPNYSIPGRSNVGAFYEDLCKTPGPCSYRVVDADVYKRRAPQYSMLARNPLPGDNTTKPGPGAYSPEQQGRQQGLTFGIRHSEYLTPLIVDVPD; encoded by the exons ATGTCGGCCAACGTCTGGGTGGGCAGCTGGAGGCCCCACCGCCCGCGGGGCCCCATCGCAGCTCTCTACAGTAGCCCCGGACCCAAGTACGGGCTCCCCACCAACGTCG GCTACCATCTGCACGACCCCTCCCGCGGCCGTGCTCCCGCTTACAGCTTCGGGGTGCGCACAGGGGGGCGGCAGGAGGACCGCTCCCCAGGACCAGCATACATGCTGCCCCCCGGGACCACCGCCAAGGGCAAGGACGGGACCCCCGCTTTCTCCATCTACGGCCGCCCCCATGACCTGCCGCCCATCCGCACCCCTGGGCCAG gcTGCTACTCCCCAGAGAGGGCCGGCAGGTTGGCCTTCCCCTCCGcgcctgcctgctccctccgCTCGCGCACCAGGCACGGCACCAGCCACCAGACGCCGG gCCCTGCTGCCTACGGGCTGCCCCCCATGCTGGGTCCCCGCGTGGTGAGCAAGAGCTCGGCCCCCAACTACTCCATTCCGGGGCGCAGCAACGTCGGCGCCTTCTACGAGGACTTGTGCAAG ACGCCGGGGCCCTGCAGCTACCGCGTGGTGGACGCCGATGTCTACAAGCGGCGGGCGCCGCAGTACAGCATGCTGGCGCGCAACCCCCTCCCCGGGGACAACACCACCAAGCCGGGACCCGGCGCCTACAGCCCCGAGCAG CAGGGCCGGCAGCAGGGGCTGACCTTCGGGATCCGGCACTCGGAGTACCTGACTCCCCTCATCGTGGATGTGCCCGACtag
- the NCAPH2 gene encoding condensin-2 complex subunit H2 isoform X3, translating into MEEVESRFVHLLQPIRDLTKNWEVDVASQLGEYLEELDQICISFDNGKTTMNFAEAALLIQGSACIYSRKVEYLYSLVYQTLDLISNKKREKQPSSVGPDGKDADATFGAEEKEEFLSLDDIEDSSQASVDMKKEHQPNAVNIVPLTPMSLVPLEEAEKRDNPLFSRKGEMLGSRKDFRMNTCTPHATGAFLLELAGLSPTCLQQRQCERSPSRAAAGVPSCVLGSPRESVSIGGAPIQALSFSEDGGPDDDNSRGDDVEMAPVANEHIEAQRNAPRPKGYMLRERAPAEEPKAHIKEMLDPWQSLDPFGDSEDKPFKKGRPFLVPHGLDDVVGGKRKRKGSRKLQDFMKWFSAAYNNVPDSRKPKRKGPTFADLEVLYWKQLKKRMAVQRKLQGQAGPLWRLPAPLPCEEELDLLEEERGADCYEGADDFVEHEDIQPEVQEELGERATDPHDLDSLGYEELVRRNVELFIANSQKYMQETALSQHIRRWEEQMGPLLQEQEERAPFDIHSYGDMLVSSCGRLGEWHSFASLVAGQPPFEVCRYMLASLQLANDYMVELAQSPGLDTGLDTARLRLLTHERAQDRFRAFQLPSACSSAGETSQVSPSPAPQNPEN; encoded by the exons ATGGAGGAGGTGGAGTCACGCTTTGTgcacctcctgcagcccatCCGCGACCTCACCAAGAACTGGGAGGTGGATGTGGCCAGCCAGCTTGGGGAGTACCTGGAGGAG CTGGATCAAATCTGCATTTCCTTTGACAATGGCAAAACCACCATGAACTTCGCAGAAGCGGCCCTGCTGATCCAGGGCTCTGCATGCATCTACAGTAGGAAG GTGGAGTATCTCTACTCGCTGGTCTACCAGACGCTCGACCTCATCTCCAATAAAAA GCGGGAAAAACAGCCCAGCTCCGTGGGGCCTGATGGCAAAGACGCCGACGCGACCTTTGGGgctgaggagaaggaggag TTCCTCTCCCTGGACGACATCGAGGACAGCAGCCAGGCAAGCGTGGACATGAAGAAGGAACATCAGCCCAAT GCTGTGAACATTGTTCCCTTGACTCCGATGTCTTTGGTCCCCCTGGAAGAGGCCGAGAAGAGAGACAACCCTCTGTTTAG CCGGAAAGGGGAGATGCTCGGCAGCCGGAAGGATTTTCGTATGAACACCTGCACCCCTCATGCCACTGGAGCTTTCCTGCTGGAGCTGGCGGGCCTCTCCcccacctgcctgcagcagcgGCAGTGTGAGAGGAGCCCCAGCAGAGCGGCAG CAGGAGTGCCGTCCTGCGTCCTCGGCAGCCCGAGGGAGAGTGTGAGCATTGGTGGGGCTCCCATCCAGGCGCTGAGCTTCTCTGAAGACGGAG GGCCAGACGATGACAACAGCAGAGGGGACGACGTGGAAATGGCTCCAGTTGCTAATGAACACATCGAGGCGCAGAGG AATGCACCCAGGCCGAAGGGGTACATGCTGCGGGAGCGAGCCCCTGCCGAGGAACCCAAAGCCCACATCAAG GAGATGCTGGATCCATGGCAAAGCCTCGACCCCTTCGGTGACTCTGAGGACAAACCGTTTAAGAAAG GGAGGCCCTTCCTGGTGCCGCACGGCCTGGATGATGTGGTTGGTGGCAAGCGGAAGAGGAAGGGATCGAGGAAGCTCCAGGACTTCATGAAATGGTTCTCTGCAGCCT ACAACAACGTTCCTGACAGCAGGAAACCCAAGAGGAAAGGGCCGACATTTGCAG ATCTGGAGGTGCTGTACTGGAAGCAGCTGAAGAAGCGGATGGCGGtgcagaggaagctgcaggGCCAGGCG GGTCCGCTGTGGAGGCTGCCGGCACCACTGCCGTGCGAAGAGGAGCTGGATCTGCTGGAGGAGGAACGTGGGGCTGACTGCTACGAAGGAGCAG ATGATTTCGTGGAGCATGAGGACATACAGCCCGAGGtccaggaggagctgggtgaaAGAGCCACAG ACCCCCACGACCTGGACTCGCTGGGCTATGAGGAGCTGGTGCGCAGGAATGTG gaGCTGTTCATCGCCAACTCCCAGAAGTACATGCAGGAGACGGCACTGTCCCAGCACATCCGCCGCTGGGAGGAGCAGATGGGGccgctgctgcaggagcag GAGGAGCGAGCCCCCTTCGACATCCACAGCTATGGGGACATGCTGGTGAGCAGCTGCGGGCGCCTGGGGGAATGGCACTCCTTCGCCAGCCTGGTGGCAGGGCAGCCCCCCTTCGAGGTGTGCCGCTACATGCTGGCCTCCCTCCAACTG GCCAACGACTACATGGTGGAGCTGGCACAGAGCCCGGGGCTGGACACAGGGCTGGACACGGCGCGGCTGCGGCTCCTCACCCACGAGCGGGCGCAGGATCGCTTCCGCGCCTTCCAGCTCCCCTCCGCCTGCTCCTCAGCGGGGGAAACCTCCCAGGtatccccttccccagccccccagAACCCTGAGAATTAA
- the NCAPH2 gene encoding condensin-2 complex subunit H2 isoform X1: MEEVESRFVHLLQPIRDLTKNWEVDVASQLGEYLEELDQICISFDNGKTTMNFAEAALLIQGSACIYSRKVEYLYSLVYQTLDLISNKKREKQPSSVGPDGKDADATFGAEEKEEFLSLDDIEDSSQASVDMKKEHQPNAVNIVPLTPMSLVPLEEAEKRDNPLFSRKGEMLGSRKDFRMNTCTPHATGAFLLELAGLSPTCLQQRQCERSPSRAAAGVPSCVLGSPRESVSIGGAPIQALSFSEDGGPDDDNSRGDDVEMAPVANEHIEAQRNAPRPKGYMLRERAPAEEPKAHIKEMLDPWQSLDPFGDSEDKPFKKGRPFLVPHGLDDVVGGKRKRKGSRKLQDFMKWFSAAYNNVPDSRKPKRKGPTFADLEVLYWKQLKKRMAVQRKLQGQAGPLWRLPAPLPCEEELDLLEEERGADCYEGAVDDFVEHEDIQPEVQEELGERATDPHDLDSLGYEELVRRNVELFIANSQKYMQETALSQHIRRWEEQMGPLLQEQEERAPFDIHSYGDMLVSSCGRLGEWHSFASLVAGQPPFEVCRYMLASLQLANDYMVELAQSPGLDTGLDTARLRLLTHERAQDRFRAFQLPSACSSAGETSQVSPSPAPQNPEN; the protein is encoded by the exons ATGGAGGAGGTGGAGTCACGCTTTGTgcacctcctgcagcccatCCGCGACCTCACCAAGAACTGGGAGGTGGATGTGGCCAGCCAGCTTGGGGAGTACCTGGAGGAG CTGGATCAAATCTGCATTTCCTTTGACAATGGCAAAACCACCATGAACTTCGCAGAAGCGGCCCTGCTGATCCAGGGCTCTGCATGCATCTACAGTAGGAAG GTGGAGTATCTCTACTCGCTGGTCTACCAGACGCTCGACCTCATCTCCAATAAAAA GCGGGAAAAACAGCCCAGCTCCGTGGGGCCTGATGGCAAAGACGCCGACGCGACCTTTGGGgctgaggagaaggaggag TTCCTCTCCCTGGACGACATCGAGGACAGCAGCCAGGCAAGCGTGGACATGAAGAAGGAACATCAGCCCAAT GCTGTGAACATTGTTCCCTTGACTCCGATGTCTTTGGTCCCCCTGGAAGAGGCCGAGAAGAGAGACAACCCTCTGTTTAG CCGGAAAGGGGAGATGCTCGGCAGCCGGAAGGATTTTCGTATGAACACCTGCACCCCTCATGCCACTGGAGCTTTCCTGCTGGAGCTGGCGGGCCTCTCCcccacctgcctgcagcagcgGCAGTGTGAGAGGAGCCCCAGCAGAGCGGCAG CAGGAGTGCCGTCCTGCGTCCTCGGCAGCCCGAGGGAGAGTGTGAGCATTGGTGGGGCTCCCATCCAGGCGCTGAGCTTCTCTGAAGACGGAG GGCCAGACGATGACAACAGCAGAGGGGACGACGTGGAAATGGCTCCAGTTGCTAATGAACACATCGAGGCGCAGAGG AATGCACCCAGGCCGAAGGGGTACATGCTGCGGGAGCGAGCCCCTGCCGAGGAACCCAAAGCCCACATCAAG GAGATGCTGGATCCATGGCAAAGCCTCGACCCCTTCGGTGACTCTGAGGACAAACCGTTTAAGAAAG GGAGGCCCTTCCTGGTGCCGCACGGCCTGGATGATGTGGTTGGTGGCAAGCGGAAGAGGAAGGGATCGAGGAAGCTCCAGGACTTCATGAAATGGTTCTCTGCAGCCT ACAACAACGTTCCTGACAGCAGGAAACCCAAGAGGAAAGGGCCGACATTTGCAG ATCTGGAGGTGCTGTACTGGAAGCAGCTGAAGAAGCGGATGGCGGtgcagaggaagctgcaggGCCAGGCG GGTCCGCTGTGGAGGCTGCCGGCACCACTGCCGTGCGAAGAGGAGCTGGATCTGCTGGAGGAGGAACGTGGGGCTGACTGCTACGAAGGAGCAG TAGATGATTTCGTGGAGCATGAGGACATACAGCCCGAGGtccaggaggagctgggtgaaAGAGCCACAG ACCCCCACGACCTGGACTCGCTGGGCTATGAGGAGCTGGTGCGCAGGAATGTG gaGCTGTTCATCGCCAACTCCCAGAAGTACATGCAGGAGACGGCACTGTCCCAGCACATCCGCCGCTGGGAGGAGCAGATGGGGccgctgctgcaggagcag GAGGAGCGAGCCCCCTTCGACATCCACAGCTATGGGGACATGCTGGTGAGCAGCTGCGGGCGCCTGGGGGAATGGCACTCCTTCGCCAGCCTGGTGGCAGGGCAGCCCCCCTTCGAGGTGTGCCGCTACATGCTGGCCTCCCTCCAACTG GCCAACGACTACATGGTGGAGCTGGCACAGAGCCCGGGGCTGGACACAGGGCTGGACACGGCGCGGCTGCGGCTCCTCACCCACGAGCGGGCGCAGGATCGCTTCCGCGCCTTCCAGCTCCCCTCCGCCTGCTCCTCAGCGGGGGAAACCTCCCAGGtatccccttccccagccccccagAACCCTGAGAATTAA
- the TYMP gene encoding thymidine phosphorylase, translating into MAAHASLPALIRKKRDGERLEEEEIQSFVRGVTEGTAQQGQIGAMLMAIRLRGMDAAETLALSRAMAASGQALAWPPAWQGLVVDKHSTGGVGDKVSLALAPALAACGCKVPMISGRGLGHTGGTLDKLEAIPGFRVSQSPEQMRSILERVGCCIVGQSEELAPADRVLYSLRDVTATVDSLPLITASILSKKAAEQLSALVLDVKFGSAALYPTQESARELAQSLVAVGERLGIRTAAVLSRMDEPVGRCVGNSLEVLEALECLDGGGPPDLRELVITLGGLLLWQCGLAGAAEQASERLGRALDDGSALRTFEAMLGAQGVPPDTAHHLCSGTPAQRRQVLGQARLCEELPAPCGGWVQRVEALPLARVLHELGAGRERAGDPINLRVGAEVLVDVGQRLREGEPWLRLHHDGAPGGGALGAGPRQALQAALRLAAAPPGAPPPRLAEAILPPGTPPGAAPGR; encoded by the exons ATGGCTGCCCACGCTTCCCTCCCGGCCCTCATCCGCAAGAAGCGGGATGGCGAGcggctggaggaagaggagatcCAGAGCTTCGTGCGCGGTGTGACGGAGGGCACCGCGCAGCAGGGCCAGATCG GTGCCATGCTGATGGCCATCCGGCTGCGTGGCATGGACGCAGCGGAGACACTGGCGCTGTCGCGGGCCATGGCGGCCTCAGGCCAGGCACTGGCATGgccccctgcctggcaggggctggtggTAGACAAGCACTCAACGGGCGGCGTGGGGGACAAGGTCAGCCTGGCCCTGGCCCCCGCCCTGGCCGCCTGTGGCTGCAAG GTGCCCATGATCAGTGGCCGGGGCCTGGGCCACACCGGGGGCACACTGGACAAGCTGGAGGCCATCCCCGGCTTCCGCGTCTCCCAGAGCCCCGAGCAG ATGCGGAGCATCCTGGAGCGGGTGGGCTGCTGCATCGTGGGGCAGAGCGAGGAGCTGGCACCGGCTGACCGGGTGCTGTACAGCCTGCGGGACGTCACTGCCACCGTTGACAGCCTGCCCCTCATCACCG CCTCCATCCTGagcaagaaggcagcagagcagctctcggCGCTGGTGCTGGACGTCAAGTTTGGGAGCGCAGCCCTGTACCCCACGCAGGAGAGCGCGCGGGAGCTCGCCCAGAGCCTG GTGGCGGTGGGCGAGCGGCTGGGCATCCGCACGGCGGCCGTGCTGAGCCGCATGGACGAGCCCGTGGGCCGCTGCGTGGGCAACTCgctggaggtgctggaggcCCTGGAGTGCCTGGATGGGGGGGGGCCCCCCGACCTGCGCGAGCTGGTCATCACCCTGG gtgggctgctgctgtggcagtgCGGGCTGGCCGGGGCAGCGGAACAGGCCAGCGAGCGGCTGGGCCGGGCGCTGGACGATGGCTCCGCCCTGCGCACCTTCGAGGCCATGCTGGGGGCGCAGGGGGTGCCCCCCGACACCGCCCACCACCTCTGCAGTGGGACCCCCGCTCAGCGCCGCCAGGTCCTCGGGCAGGCGAGGCTCTGTGAGGAGCTGCCTGCGCCCTGCGGAG GCTGGGTGCAGCGGGTGGAGGCCCTGCCGCTGGCCCGCGTCCTGCACGAGCTGGGGGCCGGCCGGGAGCGGGCCGGGGACCCCATCAACCTCCGCGTGGGCGCCGAGGTGCTGGTGGACGTGGGGCAGCGCCTGCGGGAAG GCGAGCCCTGGCTGCGGCTGCACCACGACGGGGCCCCGGGAGGGGGAGCCCTGGGGGCGGGACCCCGCCAGGCCCTGCAGGCCGCCCTGCGCCTGGCGGCGGcgccccccggcgcccccccaccccgcctgGCTGAGGCCATCCtgccccccgggaccccccccggggccgcccccggccGCTGA
- the SCO2 gene encoding protein SCO2 homolog, mitochondrial, giving the protein MRPPRLPLPAVPARRAPGGAGGTGPGVRGQSPAMFRALLPTRRLPRPLPRPPVPTPQRSLQVPRGTSRGGGLPLGQRLVVVGAVGATVGAAWLYLREEKAQRQRARRQAELRELALGQGDFQLLDQAGRQRCKADFRGQWVLLYFGFTHCPDVCPEELAKLSRAVALLEREPGLPPLQPLFITVDPERDDVEAVGRYVRDFHPRLLGLTGTPEEVRAASRAYRVYASAGPKDEDGDYIVDHTVLIYLLAPDGLFLDYYGRSKTDAQIAQSVRRHMETYEPLLN; this is encoded by the exons ATGCGCCCGCCCCGTCTTCCGCTTCCGGCTGTGCCGGCGCGGCGCGCACCGGGCGGCGCAGGCGGGACGGGGCCCGGGGTCAGAGGGCAAAG CCCCGCCATGTTCCgggccctgctgcccacccGCCGCCTGCCCCGCCCGCTGCCCCGCCCGCCTGTCCCCACCCCCCAGCGCAGCCTGCAGGTGCCGAGGGGGACAtcgcggggcggggggctgccgcTGGGGCAGCGTCTGGTGGTGGTGGGCGCGGTGGGGGCGACGGTGGGGGCGGCGTGGCTGTACCTGCGGGAGGAGAAGGCGCAGCGGCAGCGGGCGCGGCGGCAGGCGGAGCTGCGGGAGCTGGCCCTGGGCCAGGGCGACTTCCAGCTGCTGGACCAGGCCGGGCGGCAGCGGTGCAAGGCCGACTTCCGCGGGCAGTGGGTGCTGCTCTACTTCGGCTTCACCCACTGTCCCGACGTGTGCCCCGAGGAGCTGGCAAAGCTGAGCCGTGCCGTGGCCCTGCTGGAGCGCGAGCCTGGCCtgcctcccctccagcccctcttCATCACCGTCGACCCCGAGCGTGACGACGTGGAGGCCGTGGGCCGCTACGTCCGTGACTTCCACCCACGCCTGCTGGGGCTCACCGGCACCCCCGAGGAGGTGCGGGCCGCCAGCCGTGCCTACCGCGTCTACGCCAGCGCCGGCCCCAAGGACGAGGACGGCGACTACATCGTGGACCACACCGTCCTCATCTACCTCCTGGCCCCCGACGGCCTCTTCCTCGACTACTACGGCCGCAGCAAGACAGACGCCCAGATCGCCCAGAGCGTCCGCCGCCACATGGAGACCTATGAGCCACTCCTCAACTGA
- the NCAPH2 gene encoding condensin-2 complex subunit H2 isoform X4: protein MEEVESRFVHLLQPIRDLTKNWEVDVASQLGEYLEELDQICISFDNGKTTMNFAEAALLIQGSACIYSRKVEYLYSLVYQTLDLISNKKREKQPSSVGPDGKDADATFGAEEKEEFLSLDDIEDSSQASVDMKKEHQPNAVNIVPLTPMSLVPLEEAEKRDNPLFSRKGEMLGSRKDFRMNTCTPHATGAFLLELAGLSPTCLQQRQCERSPSRAAGVPSCVLGSPRESVSIGGAPIQALSFSEDGGPDDDNSRGDDVEMAPVANEHIEAQRNAPRPKGYMLRERAPAEEPKAHIKEMLDPWQSLDPFGDSEDKPFKKGRPFLVPHGLDDVVGGKRKRKGSRKLQDFMKWFSAAYNNVPDSRKPKRKGPTFADLEVLYWKQLKKRMAVQRKLQGQAGPLWRLPAPLPCEEELDLLEEERGADCYEGADDFVEHEDIQPEVQEELGERATDPHDLDSLGYEELVRRNVELFIANSQKYMQETALSQHIRRWEEQMGPLLQEQEERAPFDIHSYGDMLVSSCGRLGEWHSFASLVAGQPPFEVCRYMLASLQLANDYMVELAQSPGLDTGLDTARLRLLTHERAQDRFRAFQLPSACSSAGETSQVSPSPAPQNPEN from the exons ATGGAGGAGGTGGAGTCACGCTTTGTgcacctcctgcagcccatCCGCGACCTCACCAAGAACTGGGAGGTGGATGTGGCCAGCCAGCTTGGGGAGTACCTGGAGGAG CTGGATCAAATCTGCATTTCCTTTGACAATGGCAAAACCACCATGAACTTCGCAGAAGCGGCCCTGCTGATCCAGGGCTCTGCATGCATCTACAGTAGGAAG GTGGAGTATCTCTACTCGCTGGTCTACCAGACGCTCGACCTCATCTCCAATAAAAA GCGGGAAAAACAGCCCAGCTCCGTGGGGCCTGATGGCAAAGACGCCGACGCGACCTTTGGGgctgaggagaaggaggag TTCCTCTCCCTGGACGACATCGAGGACAGCAGCCAGGCAAGCGTGGACATGAAGAAGGAACATCAGCCCAAT GCTGTGAACATTGTTCCCTTGACTCCGATGTCTTTGGTCCCCCTGGAAGAGGCCGAGAAGAGAGACAACCCTCTGTTTAG CCGGAAAGGGGAGATGCTCGGCAGCCGGAAGGATTTTCGTATGAACACCTGCACCCCTCATGCCACTGGAGCTTTCCTGCTGGAGCTGGCGGGCCTCTCCcccacctgcctgcagcagcgGCAGTGTGAGAGGAGCCCCAGCAGAGCGGCAG GAGTGCCGTCCTGCGTCCTCGGCAGCCCGAGGGAGAGTGTGAGCATTGGTGGGGCTCCCATCCAGGCGCTGAGCTTCTCTGAAGACGGAG GGCCAGACGATGACAACAGCAGAGGGGACGACGTGGAAATGGCTCCAGTTGCTAATGAACACATCGAGGCGCAGAGG AATGCACCCAGGCCGAAGGGGTACATGCTGCGGGAGCGAGCCCCTGCCGAGGAACCCAAAGCCCACATCAAG GAGATGCTGGATCCATGGCAAAGCCTCGACCCCTTCGGTGACTCTGAGGACAAACCGTTTAAGAAAG GGAGGCCCTTCCTGGTGCCGCACGGCCTGGATGATGTGGTTGGTGGCAAGCGGAAGAGGAAGGGATCGAGGAAGCTCCAGGACTTCATGAAATGGTTCTCTGCAGCCT ACAACAACGTTCCTGACAGCAGGAAACCCAAGAGGAAAGGGCCGACATTTGCAG ATCTGGAGGTGCTGTACTGGAAGCAGCTGAAGAAGCGGATGGCGGtgcagaggaagctgcaggGCCAGGCG GGTCCGCTGTGGAGGCTGCCGGCACCACTGCCGTGCGAAGAGGAGCTGGATCTGCTGGAGGAGGAACGTGGGGCTGACTGCTACGAAGGAGCAG ATGATTTCGTGGAGCATGAGGACATACAGCCCGAGGtccaggaggagctgggtgaaAGAGCCACAG ACCCCCACGACCTGGACTCGCTGGGCTATGAGGAGCTGGTGCGCAGGAATGTG gaGCTGTTCATCGCCAACTCCCAGAAGTACATGCAGGAGACGGCACTGTCCCAGCACATCCGCCGCTGGGAGGAGCAGATGGGGccgctgctgcaggagcag GAGGAGCGAGCCCCCTTCGACATCCACAGCTATGGGGACATGCTGGTGAGCAGCTGCGGGCGCCTGGGGGAATGGCACTCCTTCGCCAGCCTGGTGGCAGGGCAGCCCCCCTTCGAGGTGTGCCGCTACATGCTGGCCTCCCTCCAACTG GCCAACGACTACATGGTGGAGCTGGCACAGAGCCCGGGGCTGGACACAGGGCTGGACACGGCGCGGCTGCGGCTCCTCACCCACGAGCGGGCGCAGGATCGCTTCCGCGCCTTCCAGCTCCCCTCCGCCTGCTCCTCAGCGGGGGAAACCTCCCAGGtatccccttccccagccccccagAACCCTGAGAATTAA
- the NCAPH2 gene encoding condensin-2 complex subunit H2 isoform X2: protein MEEVESRFVHLLQPIRDLTKNWEVDVASQLGEYLEELDQICISFDNGKTTMNFAEAALLIQGSACIYSRKVEYLYSLVYQTLDLISNKKREKQPSSVGPDGKDADATFGAEEKEEFLSLDDIEDSSQASVDMKKEHQPNAVNIVPLTPMSLVPLEEAEKRDNPLFSRKGEMLGSRKDFRMNTCTPHATGAFLLELAGLSPTCLQQRQCERSPSRAAGVPSCVLGSPRESVSIGGAPIQALSFSEDGGPDDDNSRGDDVEMAPVANEHIEAQRNAPRPKGYMLRERAPAEEPKAHIKEMLDPWQSLDPFGDSEDKPFKKGRPFLVPHGLDDVVGGKRKRKGSRKLQDFMKWFSAAYNNVPDSRKPKRKGPTFADLEVLYWKQLKKRMAVQRKLQGQAGPLWRLPAPLPCEEELDLLEEERGADCYEGAVDDFVEHEDIQPEVQEELGERATDPHDLDSLGYEELVRRNVELFIANSQKYMQETALSQHIRRWEEQMGPLLQEQEERAPFDIHSYGDMLVSSCGRLGEWHSFASLVAGQPPFEVCRYMLASLQLANDYMVELAQSPGLDTGLDTARLRLLTHERAQDRFRAFQLPSACSSAGETSQVSPSPAPQNPEN, encoded by the exons ATGGAGGAGGTGGAGTCACGCTTTGTgcacctcctgcagcccatCCGCGACCTCACCAAGAACTGGGAGGTGGATGTGGCCAGCCAGCTTGGGGAGTACCTGGAGGAG CTGGATCAAATCTGCATTTCCTTTGACAATGGCAAAACCACCATGAACTTCGCAGAAGCGGCCCTGCTGATCCAGGGCTCTGCATGCATCTACAGTAGGAAG GTGGAGTATCTCTACTCGCTGGTCTACCAGACGCTCGACCTCATCTCCAATAAAAA GCGGGAAAAACAGCCCAGCTCCGTGGGGCCTGATGGCAAAGACGCCGACGCGACCTTTGGGgctgaggagaaggaggag TTCCTCTCCCTGGACGACATCGAGGACAGCAGCCAGGCAAGCGTGGACATGAAGAAGGAACATCAGCCCAAT GCTGTGAACATTGTTCCCTTGACTCCGATGTCTTTGGTCCCCCTGGAAGAGGCCGAGAAGAGAGACAACCCTCTGTTTAG CCGGAAAGGGGAGATGCTCGGCAGCCGGAAGGATTTTCGTATGAACACCTGCACCCCTCATGCCACTGGAGCTTTCCTGCTGGAGCTGGCGGGCCTCTCCcccacctgcctgcagcagcgGCAGTGTGAGAGGAGCCCCAGCAGAGCGGCAG GAGTGCCGTCCTGCGTCCTCGGCAGCCCGAGGGAGAGTGTGAGCATTGGTGGGGCTCCCATCCAGGCGCTGAGCTTCTCTGAAGACGGAG GGCCAGACGATGACAACAGCAGAGGGGACGACGTGGAAATGGCTCCAGTTGCTAATGAACACATCGAGGCGCAGAGG AATGCACCCAGGCCGAAGGGGTACATGCTGCGGGAGCGAGCCCCTGCCGAGGAACCCAAAGCCCACATCAAG GAGATGCTGGATCCATGGCAAAGCCTCGACCCCTTCGGTGACTCTGAGGACAAACCGTTTAAGAAAG GGAGGCCCTTCCTGGTGCCGCACGGCCTGGATGATGTGGTTGGTGGCAAGCGGAAGAGGAAGGGATCGAGGAAGCTCCAGGACTTCATGAAATGGTTCTCTGCAGCCT ACAACAACGTTCCTGACAGCAGGAAACCCAAGAGGAAAGGGCCGACATTTGCAG ATCTGGAGGTGCTGTACTGGAAGCAGCTGAAGAAGCGGATGGCGGtgcagaggaagctgcaggGCCAGGCG GGTCCGCTGTGGAGGCTGCCGGCACCACTGCCGTGCGAAGAGGAGCTGGATCTGCTGGAGGAGGAACGTGGGGCTGACTGCTACGAAGGAGCAG TAGATGATTTCGTGGAGCATGAGGACATACAGCCCGAGGtccaggaggagctgggtgaaAGAGCCACAG ACCCCCACGACCTGGACTCGCTGGGCTATGAGGAGCTGGTGCGCAGGAATGTG gaGCTGTTCATCGCCAACTCCCAGAAGTACATGCAGGAGACGGCACTGTCCCAGCACATCCGCCGCTGGGAGGAGCAGATGGGGccgctgctgcaggagcag GAGGAGCGAGCCCCCTTCGACATCCACAGCTATGGGGACATGCTGGTGAGCAGCTGCGGGCGCCTGGGGGAATGGCACTCCTTCGCCAGCCTGGTGGCAGGGCAGCCCCCCTTCGAGGTGTGCCGCTACATGCTGGCCTCCCTCCAACTG GCCAACGACTACATGGTGGAGCTGGCACAGAGCCCGGGGCTGGACACAGGGCTGGACACGGCGCGGCTGCGGCTCCTCACCCACGAGCGGGCGCAGGATCGCTTCCGCGCCTTCCAGCTCCCCTCCGCCTGCTCCTCAGCGGGGGAAACCTCCCAGGtatccccttccccagccccccagAACCCTGAGAATTAA